A stretch of Rhododendron vialii isolate Sample 1 chromosome 4a, ASM3025357v1 DNA encodes these proteins:
- the LOC131322841 gene encoding uncharacterized protein LOC131322841 has product MMSLSRISSRSPRIVLAQCRNSFVISTSRHRPLPVPSNQFHSLAESRYKVVGGQVSLFHHSLPNASAFQRFGGSRASHRARPRSSASRASKFWAKRPHLIIWPRTPKYVGSVLEGSTVENSGATAKASGDAEALEQREAPISKDSFKELTMEDLVKLVTLKGKHEEIEKIQDKVLRTFADMVNVAERARASGDAEALEKRETPVFEDSSTKKLAMEDLVKLVTEKVELLKGKHEEIEKMQGTCTAMMKLVTKREELLKAKQEKIEKTQDNVLHTLVYQVIATWFALLMLVIIGARI; this is encoded by the exons ATGATGTCGCTCTCCAGGATTTCGTCTCGCTCCCCGAGAATCGTATTGGCTCAGTGCCGGAACTCCTTCGTGATCTCTACCAGCCGACACCGCCCGCTTCCAGTCCCATCCAATCAATTTCACTCACTTGCTGAATCTCGTTATAAG GTGGTTGGTGGCCAGGTTTCGCTGTTCCATCACTCATTGCCGAATGCATCTGCATTTCAACGGTTTGGAGGGAGTAGGGCCAGCCATAGGGCAAGGCCGAGGAGTTCCGCGTCTAGGGCCTCCAAATTTTGGGCAAAAA GGCCCCATTTGATCATTTGGCCTAGGACTCCCAAATACGTTGGGTCGGTCTTGGAAGGGAGTACAGTAGAAAACAGTGGTGCCACGGCAAAAGCAAGTGGAGATGCTGAAGCTCTTGAGCAAAGAGAGGCGCCCATTTCTAAAG ATTCGTTCAAGGAGTTGACCATGGAGGATCTCGTGAAACTTGTGACTCTAAAGGGGAAGCATGAAGAGATTGAAAAAATACAAGACAAAGTTCTACGGACTTTTGCAGATATGGTGAATGTCGCGGAAAGGGCAAGAGCAAGTGGAGATGCTGAAGCTCTTGAGAAAAGAGAGACGCCCGTTTTTGAAG attcGTCGACGAAGAAGTTGGCCATGGAGGATCTGGTGAAACTTGTGaccgagaaagtagaacttCTGAAGGGGAAGCACGAAGAGATTGAGAAAATGCAAGGCACTTGTACAGCTATGATGAAACTTGTGACAAAGAGGGAAGAACTTCTAAAGGCGAAGCaggaaaagattgaaaaaacGCAAGACAATGTTCTACACACCCTTGTGTATCAGGTTATTGCCACGTGGTTCGCATTGCTCATGTTGGTTATTATTGGGGCCAGGATATAG
- the LOC131322786 gene encoding small ribosomal subunit protein uS12m: MSLSRILSRFPRIVSAQCRNSFVISSRHHPLPVPSNQFHSLGESHYKGFLGLGITTSERAKIGGRTQEKAMSTLHQLIRHGREEKRRTNRTRALDQCPQKGGVCKRVSTRTPKKPNSALRKIARVELSNKQKIFAYIPGEGHNLQEHSMVLIRGGRVKDLPGVKFHCIRGVKDLLGIPNRRRGRSKYGAEKPK, encoded by the exons ATGTCGCTCTCCAGGATTTTGTCTCGCTTCCCGAGAATCGTATCGGCTCAGTGCCGGAACTCCTTCGTAATCTCTAGCCGACACCACCCGCTTCCAGTCCCATCCAATCAATTTCACTCACTTGGTGAATCTCACTATAAG GGGTTCCTTGGATTGGGAATAACCACTAGTGAGAGGGCAAAAATAGGGGGAAGGACACAGGAAAAAGCGATGTCCACATTACATCAATTGATTCGTCATGGCAGAGAAGAAAAACGGCGCACGAACCGTACTCGAGCATTGGATCAATGTCCCCAGAAGGGAGGGGTATGCAAGCGTGTTTCAACGAGAACACCGAAGAAACCTAATTCAGCTCTACGTAAGATAGCCAGAGTAGAGTTgagcaataaacaaaaaatatttgcttaCATCCCAGGCGAAGGTCATAATTTGCAGGAGCATTCTATGGTCTTGATAAGAGGAGGCAGAGTGAAAGATTTGCCAGGTGTGAAATTCCATTGTATTCGAGGAGTCAAGGATTTGCTGGGAATTCCGAATCGAAGAAGAGGCAGATCCAAATATGGTGCGGAAAAACCCAAATAG